The genomic DNA GATGTCGATAAAGGCGTTGGCCTGGTCCATTTCGCCGGAGAACATGCGGCGGAATTCCATGTCGGCGACGATGGCCTCGAAGCCGGATACGTCGGTCTCGATGGCTTCCAGCGTGTCGTCGTCGCCTTCTTCGCGCGCGAGCTCGAACAGCTCGTCGGCGCCGCTAAGGTCGTCGGTGAGCTTGCTGAGCACGCTGACCACGCCCTCCAGCATTTTCTTTTCCTTGCCGAGATCCTGGGCCCGCTTGGGGTTGTTCCAGACCTCGGGGTCCTCGAGTTCGCCGTTGACTTCGTCGAGTCGTCCTACTTTGACATCGTAGTCAAAGATACCCCCGTAGATCTTCCGTTCGCGAACGGAGATCAGAGATGGCACCGGAGATGGCGTTGAGGCGTTCTGCTTCCATGATGTTCCTGCGCTTTCAAAACCCTGAATTATAGCGGATCGGAGGCTTCGGCCCCCGCTGTGATAGCGTCTGTTGCGTGATTTCGAACGGATTGCCCCCTGGAGGGTCTACAGTTGCGGGTGCGGCATGGCCGACTCGAACGCGCCGTCGGCCCAAGGCAGGTGACAAGGCCGGCTTCAAGATATGGACAGGGAGGGACAATAAGTACGTGATGACGCAAAGCAACCACGACAAGACGAACGCGCGGCGCCGCGCGCTTGGCCTGCTGGCCGCCGCTGCTGCCGCGTGCCTGGCCGCCGGCTGCGGCACCCTGGCCAGCGAGCCCGCGCCGGATGGTTACTACCGGGTGCAGAGCGGCGATACCTTGTACACCGTGGCCCGGCGGCACAAGCGCTCGGTGCGCGACCTGGTGCGCTGGAACCAGTTGCCCAGCGCGGACCGCATCGAAGTCGGGCAGCTGCTGCGGATCCGCCCGCCGGCTGGCGCCAGCGCCAGCTCCGGTACGGGCGCTGGCAACGGCCCGGTGGCGGTCGGGGACACCCCGCGGGTGGACAACAGCGCGCCGTCGCGCGCGCCTGCCA from Cupriavidus sp. D39 includes the following:
- a CDS encoding peptidoglycan DD-metalloendopeptidase family protein codes for the protein MTQSNHDKTNARRRALGLLAAAAAACLAAGCGTLASEPAPDGYYRVQSGDTLYTVARRHKRSVRDLVRWNQLPSADRIEVGQLLRIRPPAGASASSGTGAGNGPVAVGDTPRVDNSAPSRAPATSIRLQWPADGRVTASYGPPASKGLRINTAPGSVVRASAAGKAIHVGNLRGYGMLVIIKHDDNWLTVYGNLDKPSVSEGAQVSSGQEVGRMGTADSELHFEVRNNGKPVDPAGLLPARG